One Anaerolineae bacterium genomic region harbors:
- a CDS encoding Superfamily II DNA/RNA helicase: MTYTVGSLVKARGREWVVLPDSTDDLLVLRPLGGAEDEICGIYLPLEPVAPATFELPDPNQVGDYRSARLLRDAVRLGFRSSAGPFRSFARLGFEPRPYQLVPLLMALKLDPVRLLIADDVGIGKTIEAGLIARELLDRGEINRLAVLCPPPLAEQWQAELNEKFHIEAELVLPSTAPRLERPLSRYESLFERYPFVIVSLDYIKSDRRRDEFKRTCPEFVIVDEAHTCAYGAERGGRHQRFELVNGLAQNPERHILLVTATPHSGKEEAFRSLLSFLNRDFIDLPEDLGGEENVHHRKRLAQHFIQRRRGDIQHYLDSETPFPHREDREESYRLSPDYKRLFERVLEYARESVQDTSGGQFHRRVRWWSALALLRSLASSPAAAAETLRNRAAQAEAESIDEADEIGRRIILDLMLDEASEGVDVVPGADVEDEARQDSSNRRRLLEMARCADELLGDQDAKLLKAVELVRGSLSDGFHPIVFCRFIPTAEYVAAEFRKRLPGDVEVISVTGSLPPTERIERVQQLAAASKRVLVATDCLSEGINLQEYFDAVFHYDLSWNPTRHEQREGRVDRYGQPRPTVRVLTYYGLDNQIDGVVLDVLLRKHRTIRNSLGISVPVPLNTEEVIEAIFEGLLLRAKPSALQGYLPGFDEIVNPQKEELYGKWEAATEREKRSRTLFSQETIKVDEVARELNAMRAVIGSGVDVADFTRRSIAAFGAQVDGEDPLDVDLNEASAALKEKLGLFSGFKMTNTRLRLRFSQPVQEGERYLQRTHPFVETLANHVLETALDPLSGDASRYPAARRCGAMRTASVDKRTTLLLVRFRYHIIRIRNDEEKPLLAEDCRLLAFSGSPQNAVWLDDAAAEALLFAQPTSNIMPEQAADFVQRVIDGFDLLQPHLQQVAVERGEELLDAHQRVRRASKIRNLRHRVEPQLPPDVLGIFVYLPS; the protein is encoded by the coding sequence ATGACATATACGGTTGGTTCGCTCGTCAAGGCACGCGGGCGGGAATGGGTCGTCCTTCCCGATTCCACCGATGATCTATTGGTATTGCGGCCCTTAGGGGGGGCAGAGGATGAAATTTGCGGAATTTACCTACCCCTCGAACCGGTTGCCCCGGCTACCTTCGAACTACCCGATCCAAATCAGGTAGGTGATTATCGTTCGGCCCGGCTATTGCGGGATGCTGTTCGATTGGGATTTCGTTCCTCAGCCGGACCCTTTCGATCCTTTGCCCGATTGGGATTCGAGCCGCGCCCCTATCAACTTGTTCCGTTGTTGATGGCGTTAAAACTTGACCCCGTGCGATTGTTGATTGCTGACGATGTAGGGATCGGAAAAACCATCGAAGCAGGGCTGATTGCCCGTGAACTCTTGGATCGCGGCGAGATCAACCGTTTGGCGGTACTTTGCCCGCCCCCGCTGGCAGAACAATGGCAGGCAGAACTGAACGAAAAATTCCATATCGAGGCCGAGTTAGTGCTGCCATCCACTGCACCTCGTCTTGAACGCCCTTTGAGCCGTTACGAATCCTTGTTTGAACGTTATCCATTTGTGATCGTTTCACTGGACTACATCAAATCCGACCGCCGTCGCGATGAGTTCAAGCGCACCTGTCCGGAATTCGTCATCGTGGATGAAGCCCACACCTGCGCTTATGGAGCGGAACGCGGTGGGCGGCACCAGCGCTTTGAGCTGGTCAATGGATTGGCACAAAACCCCGAACGCCATATCTTGCTGGTGACCGCTACCCCTCATTCTGGGAAAGAAGAAGCTTTCCGCTCGTTGCTCTCCTTTCTAAACAGAGATTTTATCGATTTACCCGAAGATTTGGGCGGCGAGGAAAACGTTCACCACCGCAAACGTCTGGCGCAGCATTTCATCCAACGGCGGCGAGGGGATATTCAACACTACCTTGACTCCGAAACACCTTTCCCCCATCGAGAAGACCGTGAAGAGTCTTATCGACTCAGCCCGGACTATAAACGTCTGTTTGAGCGAGTGCTAGAGTATGCCCGAGAGTCGGTGCAAGACACCAGCGGTGGCCAATTCCATCGACGTGTGCGCTGGTGGTCGGCATTGGCACTGTTGCGTTCGCTGGCTTCTAGCCCGGCGGCCGCAGCAGAAACCCTGCGCAACCGTGCTGCCCAGGCAGAAGCGGAAAGCATCGACGAGGCAGATGAAATCGGCAGGCGAATCATCCTAGACCTGATGTTGGACGAAGCTTCAGAAGGAGTGGATGTCGTTCCAGGCGCTGATGTGGAAGACGAAGCCCGCCAAGATAGCTCTAACCGCAGACGGCTATTGGAAATGGCGCGCTGCGCCGATGAATTATTGGGCGATCAAGACGCCAAGCTGCTAAAGGCGGTTGAGTTGGTCAGGGGGTCATTGTCCGATGGATTTCATCCGATTGTCTTTTGTCGCTTTATTCCTACTGCGGAGTATGTGGCGGCTGAATTTCGCAAACGCCTACCTGGAGACGTGGAAGTGATCTCGGTCACCGGCTCGCTTCCCCCAACGGAGCGGATCGAGCGCGTGCAGCAGCTCGCAGCCGCATCCAAACGAGTTCTGGTCGCCACCGACTGCCTCTCCGAAGGCATCAACCTGCAAGAATATTTCGATGCTGTTTTCCATTACGATCTCTCGTGGAATCCTACTCGCCATGAACAGCGTGAGGGGCGCGTCGATCGCTACGGTCAGCCCAGACCCACCGTGCGCGTGCTCACCTATTATGGACTGGATAACCAAATCGATGGAGTGGTACTGGATGTGCTGCTCCGCAAGCACCGCACCATTCGCAACTCACTGGGTATCTCGGTGCCGGTGCCGCTGAATACCGAAGAGGTGATCGAAGCCATCTTCGAGGGTTTGTTGCTGAGAGCCAAGCCGAGCGCTTTACAGGGCTATCTGCCAGGTTTCGATGAGATCGTCAACCCGCAAAAAGAAGAACTTTATGGAAAATGGGAAGCTGCCACCGAACGAGAGAAGCGCTCGCGCACCCTTTTTTCTCAGGAAACGATCAAAGTGGATGAAGTTGCCAGGGAATTGAATGCCATGCGGGCTGTAATTGGGTCTGGCGTGGATGTGGCTGATTTCACCCGCCGCTCGATTGCAGCTTTTGGGGCACAGGTAGACGGCGAAGATCCTTTGGATGTCGATTTGAATGAAGCATCGGCTGCCTTGAAAGAGAAACTCGGTCTATTTTCGGGATTCAAGATGACGAATACCCGCCTGCGTCTGCGCTTTAGCCAGCCAGTTCAGGAAGGCGAACGCTATCTTCAGCGCACTCACCCCTTCGTAGAAACGCTTGCCAACCATGTTCTGGAAACCGCTCTCGATCCTCTTTCGGGGGATGCGTCTCGTTATCCTGCTGCGCGGCGCTGTGGTGCGATGCGCACCGCAAGCGTGGATAAACGAACCACCTTGCTGCTGGTGCGTTTTCGTTACCATATCATTCGGATTAGAAACGATGAGGAAAAACCTTTACTGGCTGAAGACTGCCGTTTGCTGGCTTTCAGCGGTAGTCCGCAAAACGCGGTTTGGCTGGATGATGCCGCCGCTGAAGCCTTGCTCTTTGCCCAACCTACCTCCAACATCATGCCAGAACAGGCAGCCGATTTCGTGCAGCGGGTAATCGATGGCTTTGACTTGCTCCAACCGCATCTCCAACAGGTGGCAGTAGAGCGTGGAGAAGAACTTCTCGACGCGCATCAGCGGGTGCGGCGGGCTTCGAAAATCCGCAACCTTCGTCATCGAGTGGAACCCCAGCTTCCCCCAGATGTGTTGGGCATTTTCGTTTACTTGCCAAGTTGA